In uncultured Ilyobacter sp., a genomic segment contains:
- a CDS encoding Na+/H+ antiporter NhaC family protein: MQVSALGTLIGLALSITLIVKKNNPVYSLILGALVGGVTGGASLPETVLLMVDGAKGITPAILRILTAGVLAGVLIESGAAVKIAETIIEKLGSKRAILALALATMLLTTVGVFISVAVITVSPIAITIAKRLKISKMSILLAMIGGGKSGNIISPNSNTIVSSQNFGVDLSSLMAANIIPAIFGVVVTCFLAQTLIKKGEQILESEEENLVKELPSFFSSMTGPVIAIILLALGPITGIYVDPLVALPLGGAIGCLAMGKQSYFKEYIQYGLSKMTEIAILLLSTGTVAGIIKHSTLKDVTIELLDKSGFPEFLLAPISGALMSAATASTTAAATVASATFSTAIVAAGVKALYGAAMLHAGATVFDHLPHGSFFHTTASCTNTNLGERFKLIPYESAIGFTLTLFSTIIYGLIL; the protein is encoded by the coding sequence ATGCAAGTATCAGCATTGGGAACACTGATAGGATTAGCTTTGTCAATAACCTTGATAGTAAAAAAGAATAACCCTGTATACAGCCTGATTTTGGGTGCTTTGGTTGGTGGAGTTACAGGGGGAGCCTCTCTCCCAGAAACAGTATTATTGATGGTAGATGGAGCAAAAGGGATTACCCCGGCTATTTTAAGAATTCTTACTGCAGGAGTATTAGCGGGAGTGTTGATAGAGTCAGGAGCGGCAGTTAAAATAGCTGAAACAATTATCGAAAAATTAGGTAGTAAGAGAGCCATACTTGCACTGGCTCTTGCTACGATGCTTCTTACAACTGTGGGAGTTTTTATTTCCGTAGCTGTAATAACCGTATCACCAATTGCAATAACTATTGCTAAACGGTTGAAGATATCAAAAATGTCTATACTTTTGGCTATGATCGGTGGAGGGAAATCCGGGAACATAATTTCACCTAATTCCAACACAATCGTATCTTCACAAAATTTCGGAGTAGACTTATCTTCTTTAATGGCTGCAAATATTATTCCTGCTATATTTGGAGTTGTGGTAACTTGTTTCTTAGCTCAAACTCTTATAAAAAAAGGTGAGCAGATTTTAGAATCTGAAGAAGAAAATTTGGTAAAAGAGCTTCCATCATTTTTTTCATCAATGACAGGACCTGTTATAGCAATAATTCTTTTGGCCTTAGGTCCTATAACTGGTATTTATGTTGATCCCTTAGTTGCCCTTCCATTAGGGGGAGCAATAGGCTGTTTGGCCATGGGGAAACAGTCATATTTTAAGGAATATATTCAATACGGTCTGTCTAAAATGACAGAAATTGCTATTCTTTTACTCAGTACCGGTACCGTTGCAGGCATAATTAAACATTCGACTCTAAAAGACGTCACCATAGAACTTTTAGATAAATCTGGTTTTCCTGAATTTCTGCTTGCACCAATTTCTGGAGCCTTGATGTCAGCAGCCACAGCTTCTACAACAGCCGCAGCCACGGTGGCTTCTGCGACTTTTTCCACAGCTATTGTAGCAGCAGGAGTAAAAGCCCTTTATGGTGCCGCAATGTTGCACGCTGGAGCAACAGTTTTTGATCATCTCCCTCACGGATCATTTTTTCATACAACTGCTAGTTGTACCAATACCAACTTAGGAGAGAGGTTCAAGTTAATTCCATATGAGTCTGCAATTGGTTTTACATTAACGTTATTTTCAACGATTATATACGGACTAATTCTTTAA
- a CDS encoding RluA family pseudouridine synthase, which yields MKKFIIEPQYSNYKVSQYLREVKGYSGRSLRNIECYLDGKRVKTTKKLRKLNRLVVKEKDKGTDMKPIKMDLNIVYEDDNIILIDKEPYIIVHPTQKKVDKTLAHGIIYYMHEKTGKILAPRFYNRLDMNTTGIIVVAKNAYTQAFLQDKAEVKKYYQAIVKGIVEEDELMVEKPLGKEGDELRRKVMLVEKGGQDAKTLVKVIKRYPEKDLTLVELELFTGRTHQIRAHMESLGHPILGDELYGAKDVRARRQMLHSYKLEFTNPDTLLQETIEIELPEDMKEILR from the coding sequence ATGAAAAAGTTTATAATAGAACCCCAGTACAGCAATTATAAGGTATCTCAGTATCTCAGAGAGGTCAAAGGTTACTCTGGAAGGAGCTTGAGAAATATAGAGTGTTATCTTGACGGTAAGAGGGTGAAAACAACAAAAAAGCTACGAAAGCTCAACCGTCTAGTAGTAAAAGAAAAGGATAAGGGAACTGACATGAAACCCATCAAGATGGATTTGAATATAGTCTATGAGGACGACAACATCATCCTTATAGACAAAGAGCCCTATATCATAGTGCATCCCACTCAAAAAAAGGTGGATAAAACGCTAGCTCACGGAATAATTTATTACATGCATGAAAAAACCGGAAAAATTTTGGCTCCGAGATTTTATAACAGGCTTGATATGAATACAACTGGAATTATTGTAGTGGCAAAAAATGCTTACACCCAGGCTTTTTTACAGGATAAGGCAGAGGTCAAAAAATATTATCAGGCTATAGTAAAAGGCATAGTTGAAGAAGATGAGCTTATGGTAGAAAAACCTCTTGGAAAAGAGGGGGATGAACTGAGAAGGAAGGTAATGCTTGTGGAAAAAGGCGGGCAGGATGCCAAAACCCTTGTGAAGGTGATAAAAAGATATCCTGAAAAAGATTTAACCCTTGTGGAATTAGAACTATTTACTGGAAGAACACACCAGATAAGAGCACATATGGAATCATTGGGACACCCTATATTAGGAGATGAACTTTACGGTGCCAAAGATGTGAGAGCTAGAAGGCAGATGCTGCATTCTTATAAATTAGAATTTACCAATCCTGACACCTTACTTCAAGAAACAATAGAAATAGAGCTGCCAGAGGATATGAAAGAGATTTTAAGGTGA
- the gap gene encoding type I glyceraldehyde-3-phosphate dehydrogenase, translating into MAVKVAINGFGRIGRLAFRLMFDSPEFEIVAINDLTDAETLAYLLKYDTAQGRYKSDSIEAIEGGIKVDGKELKIYAERDAKNLPWGDLGVDVVLECTGFYCSKEKSQAHIDAGAKKVVISAPASGDLKTVVFNVNDDVLDGSETVISGASCTTNCLAPVAKVLNDNFGLVKGFMTTIHAYTNDQNILDAPHAKPISARRGRAGAANMVPTSTGAAVAVGKVLPELNGKLDGGAVRVPTITGSCVDLVVELEKEVTAEAINAAIKAAANETLGYTEDPIVSSDTIGMEFGSLFDAACTKVMTVDGKQLVKLLTWYDNEMSYTAQLVRTCKKFASL; encoded by the coding sequence ATGGCAGTAAAAGTTGCAATTAACGGGTTTGGAAGAATCGGAAGACTAGCGTTCAGATTGATGTTTGATTCACCAGAATTTGAAATCGTAGCAATTAACGACCTTACAGACGCGGAAACTCTAGCTTACTTACTAAAATACGATACAGCACAAGGAAGATACAAATCTGATTCAATCGAAGCAATCGAAGGTGGAATCAAAGTAGATGGTAAAGAGTTAAAAATTTACGCAGAAAGAGATGCTAAAAACTTACCTTGGGGAGACTTAGGAGTAGACGTAGTATTAGAGTGTACTGGATTCTACTGTTCTAAAGAAAAATCTCAGGCTCACATCGATGCAGGAGCTAAAAAAGTAGTTATTTCTGCTCCAGCTTCAGGAGACCTTAAAACAGTTGTATTCAACGTAAACGATGATGTTTTAGATGGTTCTGAAACTGTAATCTCAGGAGCTTCTTGTACAACTAACTGTTTAGCACCAGTTGCTAAAGTACTAAACGACAACTTCGGATTAGTAAAAGGATTCATGACTACTATCCATGCTTATACAAACGATCAAAATATCCTAGATGCACCACACGCTAAGCCTATCTCTGCAAGAAGAGGAAGAGCAGGAGCGGCTAACATGGTTCCTACTTCTACTGGAGCAGCTGTAGCTGTTGGTAAAGTATTACCTGAGTTAAACGGAAAATTAGACGGTGGAGCAGTAAGAGTTCCAACTATTACTGGATCATGTGTTGACCTAGTAGTAGAATTAGAAAAAGAAGTAACTGCAGAAGCTATTAATGCAGCTATCAAAGCAGCAGCTAACGAAACTTTAGGTTACACAGAAGACCCAATCGTATCTTCTGATACAATCGGAATGGAGTTCGGATCATTATTTGATGCTGCATGCACAAAGGTAATGACTGTAGACGGAAAGCAACTTGTAAAACTATTAACTTGGTATGACAACGAGATGTCTTACACTGCTCAATTAGTAAGAACTTGTAAGAAATTTGCTTCTTTATAA
- a CDS encoding phosphoglycerate kinase — MAKKIVTDLELKGKKVLMRVDFNVPLKDGKITNDNRITAALPTIQYVLDQGASVIAFSHLGRVKTEEDKAGKSMAPVAARLTELLGKEVKFVPETRGADLEAAVSEIKPGEIMMFENTRFEDIDGKKESKNDPELGKYWASLGDVFVNDAFGTAHRAHASNVGIASNIEESAAGFLMEKEIKFIGGAVDAPERPLVAILGGAKVSDKIAVIENLIAKADKIIVGGGMMFTFLKAKGLSIGKSLCEEDKLDLAKELMEKAGEKLILPIDTVAAKAFAADAEHRTVAVADMAEDEMGLDIGAASIELFTKALEGSKTVVWNGPMGVFEMPAFAKGTIGVCEAIANLEGATTIIGGGDSATAAIDLGFADKFTHISTGGGASLEYLEGKLLPGVESISEC, encoded by the coding sequence ATGGCAAAGAAAATTGTTACAGATTTAGAATTAAAAGGTAAAAAAGTACTTATGAGAGTAGACTTCAACGTACCACTAAAAGATGGGAAAATAACAAATGACAATAGAATCACTGCAGCTCTTCCAACAATACAGTATGTACTAGACCAGGGAGCCAGTGTAATCGCTTTTTCTCATCTAGGAAGAGTAAAAACTGAAGAAGATAAGGCTGGTAAGTCAATGGCACCAGTTGCAGCAAGATTAACTGAACTATTAGGAAAAGAAGTTAAATTCGTTCCTGAAACAAGAGGAGCAGATCTTGAAGCGGCTGTTTCTGAGATAAAGCCAGGTGAGATCATGATGTTTGAAAATACAAGATTTGAAGATATAGATGGTAAAAAAGAATCTAAAAATGATCCTGAATTAGGTAAATACTGGGCTTCCCTTGGAGATGTCTTTGTAAATGACGCATTTGGAACAGCCCACAGAGCTCATGCTTCAAATGTGGGAATAGCATCAAACATCGAAGAATCAGCTGCAGGGTTCCTTATGGAAAAAGAGATTAAATTTATAGGTGGAGCAGTAGACGCTCCTGAAAGACCACTTGTTGCAATTTTAGGTGGAGCTAAAGTTTCAGACAAAATCGCAGTTATTGAAAATCTTATCGCTAAGGCTGACAAGATTATCGTAGGTGGAGGAATGATGTTTACATTCCTAAAGGCAAAGGGACTAAGCATAGGAAAATCTCTTTGTGAAGAGGACAAACTTGATCTTGCTAAAGAACTCATGGAAAAAGCTGGAGAGAAGCTAATACTTCCGATAGATACCGTAGCTGCTAAGGCATTTGCTGCTGATGCAGAGCACAGAACAGTTGCAGTAGCAGATATGGCAGAAGATGAGATGGGACTAGATATAGGGGCAGCGTCTATAGAGCTTTTCACAAAAGCACTAGAAGGTTCAAAAACTGTTGTTTGGAATGGACCTATGGGAGTATTTGAAATGCCTGCTTTTGCAAAGGGAACGATAGGAGTTTGTGAGGCAATAGCAAACCTTGAGGGAGCAACTACAATAATAGGTGGAGGAGACTCTGCTACAGCAGCAATTGATTTAGGATTTGCTGATAAATTTACTCATATCTCAACAGGTGGAGGAGCGTCCCTTGAGTATTTAGAAGGGAAATTACTTCCAGGAGTAGAATCAATTTCTGAGTGTTAA
- a CDS encoding 5'-nucleotidase C-terminal domain-containing protein, translating into MKKYFYMLSGTALLLALTACSSGEVKEDKEVAIKKPKDFSLVVAHINDTHGRVEEGKYDGMGFPRISTVLKDLRKENDNVLFLDAGDTIHGTTFATLSEGESVVEILNYMQLDASTPGNHDFNYGKDRLKEIEELADYEILGANVVTENGGKFIEPYIIKDMNGVSIGVFGIATPETAYKTNPKNVDGIKFGDPVEYSKKSVQELKSKGADFIIALTHLGMDESTKDGLKSTDIAKSVEGINIIIDGHSHTTLEDGMVVNKTTIVQTGEYDKNMGIVDIKVENGVTTINPRLISKEEALGKTIEREIAMEITERLKVNEDYLIKDGDTLSEISYSTKVPVADLASINEISNVDLIYKGNTIMVPVEKNVTKTVTQVEKVKVGGIEKDPQLVKLIDSIKGEQKKITQVKIGETPVSLNGERKFVRTGETNLANMITEAMLWKTNADIALTNGGGIRASIPAGEITVGDIISVLPFGNYVVTKEMTGSEVIEALEHGISDYPATKGAFPQIAGMKVQFDPSKAPGERIVAVTMNNGEELLPDSVYLVATNDFIAAGGDDYKMFKGKPEAGNFEGLDEILMDYIKNKGITEMEKDGRISVNK; encoded by the coding sequence ATGAAAAAATATTTTTATATGCTTTCAGGAACAGCTTTGTTATTAGCTTTGACTGCATGCAGCAGCGGAGAAGTCAAAGAGGATAAAGAAGTAGCTATAAAAAAACCGAAAGATTTTAGCCTTGTAGTTGCACACATCAACGACACTCATGGGAGAGTAGAAGAGGGAAAATACGACGGAATGGGGTTTCCTAGAATTTCAACTGTATTAAAGGACCTCAGAAAGGAAAACGACAATGTTCTTTTTCTTGATGCAGGGGACACTATACACGGAACAACATTTGCAACTTTATCTGAGGGAGAGTCTGTTGTAGAAATACTAAATTATATGCAACTAGATGCAAGCACTCCTGGAAACCATGATTTTAACTACGGAAAGGACAGACTAAAAGAGATCGAAGAACTTGCAGATTATGAAATCCTAGGAGCCAATGTGGTTACCGAAAATGGTGGAAAATTTATCGAACCTTATATTATAAAAGATATGAACGGAGTAAGTATAGGGGTTTTTGGGATAGCTACTCCAGAAACTGCCTATAAGACCAATCCTAAAAATGTAGATGGGATAAAATTTGGTGATCCAGTAGAGTATTCAAAAAAATCTGTTCAGGAGCTAAAGTCTAAAGGGGCAGATTTCATAATAGCATTGACTCATCTTGGTATGGATGAAAGCACAAAAGACGGGCTTAAGAGTACAGACATAGCCAAGTCAGTGGAAGGTATCAATATTATTATAGACGGGCACAGCCATACAACGCTAGAAGATGGAATGGTAGTCAATAAAACAACCATTGTACAGACAGGCGAGTATGATAAAAACATGGGGATAGTCGATATAAAGGTAGAAAACGGAGTGACTACCATAAATCCTAGATTGATAAGTAAGGAAGAGGCTCTAGGTAAAACCATTGAGAGAGAGATAGCAATGGAAATAACTGAAAGGCTGAAGGTCAACGAAGACTATCTTATAAAAGACGGTGACACTCTTTCTGAAATATCATATTCTACAAAAGTTCCTGTAGCTGATCTGGCTTCGATAAATGAAATAAGCAATGTAGACTTGATATACAAGGGAAATACAATAATGGTTCCAGTTGAAAAAAATGTAACTAAGACAGTAACTCAAGTGGAAAAAGTAAAAGTTGGGGGAATAGAAAAGGATCCTCAGCTTGTAAAACTGATTGACAGTATAAAAGGTGAACAGAAGAAAATAACTCAAGTAAAAATCGGAGAAACTCCTGTGTCTTTAAATGGAGAGAGAAAGTTTGTGAGGACAGGAGAAACCAATCTTGCTAATATGATAACAGAGGCTATGCTCTGGAAGACAAATGCCGATATAGCTCTAACAAACGGTGGAGGTATAAGAGCCTCTATACCTGCAGGTGAAATAACAGTGGGAGATATAATCTCAGTCCTTCCTTTTGGAAACTATGTAGTTACCAAGGAGATGACGGGAAGTGAAGTTATAGAGGCGCTAGAACACGGTATATCAGACTATCCAGCTACCAAGGGTGCATTTCCTCAGATAGCGGGAATGAAGGTGCAATTTGACCCTTCTAAGGCTCCAGGTGAAAGGATAGTAGCGGTGACTATGAATAACGGAGAGGAACTTCTTCCTGATTCAGTTTATCTAGTGGCGACCAACGACTTTATAGCTGCAGGTGGAGATGATTATAAGATGTTTAAAGGTAAACCTGAAGCTGGTAACTTTGAGGGGCTTGACGAGATTCTCATGGATTACATAAAGAATAAAGGGATAACAGAGATGGAAAAAGATGGCAGAATAAGTGTGAATAAATGA
- the waaF gene encoding lipopolysaccharide heptosyltransferase II, which produces MKILIIHTAFIGDIVLSTPLIKKLKEKYPDSSITYVTTPVGSAILRNNPNLSEIIEYDKRGEHKGLKGLFLLGKRLKYKNFDMIITPHRYLRSSLLTWLTGAPVRVGYDNSAGKLFFTKKVHYDETKHEVEKLLSFVDDKNNKYYGIELFPGKAEKIRVDEIWSENHLKNKKIVAIAPGSKWFTKQWPLEYFNDLIENLSKRENTAIVLIGGREELLLNVKETDKTVNLIGKTSLLEVAEVTRRSHVVLTNDSSPIHIASAWKDTHIIAIFGATVRELGFYPWSKNSQIIENTGLPCRPCGLHGGKKCPKGHFKCMLDLKPDMVLEKIEEKLDKITI; this is translated from the coding sequence ATGAAAATTTTGATTATACATACGGCCTTTATAGGGGATATTGTCCTATCTACACCTCTCATAAAAAAACTAAAAGAAAAATATCCAGACAGCAGTATAACCTATGTCACAACTCCTGTAGGATCAGCTATACTTAGAAACAATCCAAATTTATCTGAAATAATAGAGTATGATAAAAGAGGAGAGCACAAGGGACTCAAGGGGCTTTTTCTTTTGGGTAAAAGACTGAAATATAAAAATTTTGACATGATCATCACTCCTCATAGATATCTCAGAAGTTCCCTGCTAACTTGGCTAACAGGTGCACCTGTTAGAGTCGGATATGACAATTCAGCAGGTAAGTTGTTTTTTACTAAAAAAGTACATTATGACGAAACCAAGCATGAAGTAGAAAAACTTCTCTCCTTTGTTGATGATAAAAACAATAAATATTACGGAATAGAGCTTTTCCCTGGAAAAGCTGAGAAAATAAGAGTAGACGAAATCTGGTCTGAAAACCACCTAAAAAACAAAAAAATTGTTGCTATTGCTCCTGGTAGTAAATGGTTTACTAAGCAGTGGCCCTTGGAATATTTTAACGACCTGATCGAAAATCTGTCTAAAAGAGAGAACACGGCTATCGTTCTTATAGGGGGACGGGAAGAACTTCTCCTTAATGTAAAAGAAACTGATAAGACAGTCAACTTAATAGGAAAAACCTCCCTTCTAGAAGTTGCAGAGGTTACTAGGAGATCCCATGTGGTTTTGACCAACGACTCTTCCCCTATACACATAGCCTCTGCCTGGAAAGATACTCATATTATCGCCATTTTTGGTGCTACTGTTAGAGAACTTGGATTCTATCCTTGGTCTAAAAACAGCCAGATAATAGAAAATACAGGTCTTCCATGTAGACCATGCGGACTTCATGGAGGAAAAAAATGCCCTAAAGGACATTTTAAATGTATGCTCGATCTAAAACCTGATATGGTATTGGAAAAGATCGAAGAAAAACTAGATAAAATAACTATATAA
- a CDS encoding glycosyltransferase family 9 protein, translating to MEIKRIIVSRTDKIGDLVLSIPSFYMLRKMYPQAEITVLVRKYNYEIVKNLPYINRVIKIDDFRQKELIEKIKHFKADVFIALYNDSFVSKLAKASRAQCKIGPISKLSSIFTYNKGIRQRRSLSIKNEAEYNLDLVKKLDSKLFEENYEINNSIFFEERHKRAAEVFIKENGIEGKILVINPFMGGSAKNISDEEYADLIKTVKKKIPALNVVLTCHISEEERGEKIVEKVGEDKVFLFANGGDLLNLAALISKADLYLGGSTGPTHIAASMKKSIVAIYPNKKTQHPVRWGVFGWNDAEYIIPDENNPKEDYSHKYFDSYNDEIKNYLSDIIVNKLKEKKVEI from the coding sequence GTGGAAATAAAACGAATAATAGTATCTAGAACGGATAAAATAGGGGATTTGGTTCTTTCCATTCCTAGTTTTTATATGCTCAGAAAAATGTATCCCCAAGCTGAAATAACAGTTCTCGTGAGAAAATATAATTATGAGATAGTAAAAAATCTACCTTACATAAATCGTGTAATAAAAATAGATGATTTCAGACAAAAGGAACTGATAGAAAAAATCAAGCATTTTAAAGCAGATGTATTTATAGCTCTATATAATGACAGCTTTGTATCTAAGCTTGCAAAAGCCAGCAGAGCTCAGTGTAAAATCGGGCCGATATCTAAACTAAGCTCCATTTTTACATACAACAAAGGAATACGTCAAAGAAGGTCTCTGTCTATAAAAAATGAGGCTGAATACAACCTTGATCTTGTAAAAAAACTAGATTCAAAACTATTTGAAGAAAACTATGAAATAAACAACTCTATATTCTTTGAGGAGAGGCACAAAAGAGCAGCAGAAGTCTTTATAAAAGAAAACGGTATAGAGGGTAAAATTCTTGTAATAAACCCATTCATGGGAGGTTCTGCCAAAAATATTTCTGATGAGGAGTATGCTGACCTTATAAAAACAGTAAAGAAAAAAATCCCAGCTCTAAATGTTGTTCTTACATGCCATATTTCTGAAGAAGAGAGAGGCGAAAAAATAGTTGAAAAAGTTGGAGAAGATAAGGTCTTTCTATTTGCAAATGGCGGAGACCTCTTAAATCTTGCAGCCTTAATATCAAAAGCCGACCTGTACTTGGGAGGATCAACTGGCCCTACGCACATAGCCGCATCTATGAAAAAAAGCATTGTAGCCATATATCCAAATAAAAAAACACAGCATCCTGTCAGATGGGGAGTCTTCGGATGGAATGATGCCGAGTATATCATACCAGATGAAAACAACCCAAAAGAAGACTACTCTCACAAATATTTTGACAGCTATAATGATGAAATAAAAAATTATCTTTCAGATATTATCGTTAACAAATTGAAGGAAAAGAAGGTGGAGATATGA
- a CDS encoding glycosyltransferase family 2 protein, with protein sequence MKLSVGIITFNEEKILPVTLKAASKVADEIVIVDSNSSDDTVEIARNFGAKVYDEEWKGFGPQKNSVIEKCSGEWILLIDADEELSEELIGKIKEIKNGSYDHQVYQINRCSVCFGKELKHGGWSNQYATRLWKKDSVKVSDNLVHEDYITDFEIGKIKEKINHYSYLTLKDYFDRFNRYTSLGAEEYYRRGKKSGVLKIILNPMYKFFRMYFLRLGFLDGIEGFVIACTSSMYSMVKYFKLREIYRNGSYVENKNS encoded by the coding sequence ATGAAACTGTCCGTTGGAATAATAACATTTAATGAAGAAAAAATACTTCCTGTAACTCTAAAGGCTGCCAGTAAAGTTGCTGATGAGATCGTCATTGTAGACAGCAACAGCTCTGATGACACAGTGGAAATAGCCCGTAATTTCGGAGCCAAGGTCTACGACGAAGAGTGGAAGGGATTTGGCCCTCAGAAAAATTCCGTCATTGAAAAATGCAGCGGAGAGTGGATACTCCTTATTGATGCTGACGAAGAACTCTCTGAGGAGCTTATTGGAAAAATAAAAGAGATAAAAAATGGTAGTTATGATCACCAAGTCTACCAGATAAACAGATGCTCTGTGTGTTTTGGAAAAGAGCTAAAACATGGTGGATGGAGTAATCAGTACGCCACAAGACTTTGGAAAAAAGACAGCGTCAAAGTAAGTGACAACCTGGTTCATGAGGATTATATAACAGATTTTGAAATCGGAAAAATAAAGGAAAAAATAAATCACTATTCCTATCTGACTTTAAAGGACTATTTCGACAGGTTCAACAGATATACAAGCTTAGGGGCAGAGGAATATTATAGAAGAGGTAAAAAATCAGGAGTTTTAAAAATAATTTTGAATCCCATGTATAAATTTTTCAGAATGTATTTTTTAAGGCTGGGATTTTTAGACGGTATAGAGGGATTTGTCATAGCCTGTACCAGCTCTATGTATTCCATGGTGAAATATTTTAAACTTAGAGAGATATACCGGAACGGATCCTATGTGGAAAATAAAAATAGCTAA
- a CDS encoding transglycosylase SLT domain-containing protein: MEKTKLYPYPHMKNSNKDNMKLISVLLFLVLTVLLLFNLHKKELAIKSLKNEILQIQLNEKEKEKEHMQKEKQYMEKEMQYMEELKNNETVIEKQKNEIEELKEFKLILEKVKEISKGNINEKEALAVAKALYDVHNETGVGWEILAAMIMVESSYRPGIISSDPSYGLMQLTYGVGKDIGEKIDEKKIVKNDLLDIERNIYYGAYYLLKQIIYFSNVSDGIMAYNLGAGRVNKLKDEHRGKLESEYLKKVKKYYKGIKN; encoded by the coding sequence ATGGAGAAGACTAAACTATATCCATATCCTCATATGAAAAATTCAAATAAGGATAATATGAAGTTAATTTCAGTTTTATTGTTTCTTGTGCTCACAGTGCTTCTCCTCTTTAACCTTCACAAAAAAGAGTTGGCAATAAAGAGCCTAAAAAACGAGATCCTTCAAATTCAACTGAATGAAAAGGAAAAAGAAAAAGAACATATGCAAAAAGAGAAACAATATATGGAAAAAGAGATGCAGTATATGGAAGAACTAAAAAATAATGAAACTGTCATCGAAAAACAGAAAAATGAAATCGAAGAACTTAAAGAATTTAAGCTCATTCTTGAGAAGGTAAAAGAGATAAGCAAGGGAAATATCAATGAAAAAGAAGCTTTGGCCGTAGCCAAAGCTCTTTATGATGTTCACAACGAAACCGGAGTAGGATGGGAAATATTGGCCGCTATGATCATGGTTGAAAGCAGTTATAGACCTGGTATTATTTCCTCTGATCCCTCCTATGGACTTATGCAGCTTACTTATGGTGTCGGAAAAGATATTGGTGAAAAAATAGATGAAAAAAAAATAGTAAAAAATGACCTGCTGGATATTGAGAGAAATATCTATTACGGAGCCTATTATCTTTTAAAACAGATTATCTATTTCTCAAATGTTTCTGATGGAATAATGGCATATAATCTAGGAGCTGGTCGTGTAAATAAACTTAAGGATGAACACAGAGGAAAACTAGAATCAGAATATCTGAAAAAGGTTAAAAAATACTATAAAGGAATCAAAAATTGA
- a CDS encoding rubredoxin, translated as MEKWVCVVCGYVYDPEVGDPDSGVEPGTKFEDIPEDWVCPLCGVGKDQFEKA; from the coding sequence ATGGAAAAATGGGTATGTGTTGTATGTGGATATGTGTATGATCCTGAGGTAGGAGATCCTGATTCTGGTGTAGAACCTGGTACAAAATTTGAAGATATCCCTGAAGATTGGGTGTGCCCACTTTGCGGAGTTGGAAAAGATCAGTTTGAGAAAGCATAA
- a CDS encoding rubredoxin, translated as MEKWVCVVCGYVYDPEVGDPDSGVEPGTKFEDIPEDWVCPLCGVGKDQFEKA; from the coding sequence ATGGAAAAATGGGTATGTGTTGTATGTGGATATGTATATGATCCTGAGGTAGGAGATCCTGATTCTGGTGTAGAACCTGGTACAAAATTCGAAGATATCCCTGAAGATTGGGTATGTCCACTTTGCGGAGTTGGAAAAGATCAATTTGAGAAAGCATAA
- a CDS encoding rubredoxin, whose amino-acid sequence MEKWACVVCGYVYDSVIGDPDAGIEVGTAFEAIPEDWICPLCGVGKDHFEKI is encoded by the coding sequence ATGGAAAAATGGGCATGTGTTGTCTGTGGTTATGTGTATGATTCTGTGATCGGTGATCCTGATGCAGGTATAGAGGTCGGGACAGCGTTTGAGGCTATCCCTGAAGACTGGATATGTCCGCTTTGCGGAGTGGGAAAAGACCACTTTGAAAAAATATAA